In Pseudomonas sp. HR96, the DNA window CACCCGCTTCACGCTCGGCCGTTGCGCGACCTTCGTCTGCCACGCCAGCAGCGCCGTGCACTCCTGAGGAATCGCTACGCTGGCGAACCCGGCAAACAACAGCCCGGCGAACACCGTGATATCGGCCATGGAAAATTGCTCACCGGCAACATAGGGCTGCTCGCGCAAGACTCGGTCGAAGTAATGCATGCCCGCCACCGCCTTGTCCCGCTGGCGATTGCCCCACTCCACCCGCCCTGCCCACTCCGGGCTTTTGTACGGTTGCAAGCCGGCGCCAAGGCCTGGAGTACTGTGGTGAAAGTAGATCCCTACGGGGTCAGCCAGCTCCGATTCGGCGCGCTTGTGCATCATGTGGACGATGGCTTTTTCCTTGGGCGTACGTCCGGTCAGCTGCGGTTCCCCGTATTGGTTATCGAGGTATTCGGTGATGGCTGTGCACTCGCTGATATAGGTGCCGTCGTCCAGTTGCAACACGGGCACCGTGCCCAGCGGGTTGATGGCCAGAAAGGCCGGTTGCTTGTGCTCGGCGCCAGGCAGGTCGACCCTGATGAATTCGACCTGCTCGAACAGGCCCTTTTCGGCCAAGGCAATGCGCACGCGCAGTGGATTGGGGAAACCGGGGGTATCAAAGACCTTCATGGGTGAGCTCCGTAGCTATCTATCTAGTGGTAGATATACAATGCGCAGCGAACTCTTCCTTGTCAACGTCTATCTATCGATAGGCAGGTGAAATACAAATGGATACCCGAGAAACGATCATGGCGGTGGCCCGCAAAACCGTGCAGACCCGCGGCTACAGCGGCCTAAGCTTCCGTGAGCTGGCAAAGGAAGTCGGCATCAAGAGCGCCAGCATCCACTACCATTTCCCGACCAAGGGCGACCTGGGTGCGGCGCTCGCTCGGCGCTACACCGAGGATGGCGTGGCCTACCTGCAAAGCCTGCAGGCTGAAAGCGACGACCCCGCCCACTGGCTGGAGGGCTACGCCCAGATCTTTCGTCGCGCCCTGCTCGACGATAACCGCATGTGCCTGTGCGGGATCATGGCCGCCGAATACGACGACCTGCCGGTCGAAGTGCGCAATGAAGTCCAAGGCTTCAGCGACGTCAATGTGCGTTGGCTGGCCGCTGCGTTGGCGGTTGCTCGCCCACAGCTCGATGAGGCGCAGCGCCAACTCCAGGCACAGGCTATCTACGCGGCCATCGAGGGCGCGCAGTTGATTGCCCGAGGGCGCGGCGACATTGGCGTGTTCGACCAGACCATCGAGGCCTATCGTTCGGCGGGCTTGCTGCCTTAGCCGAACGGCGTGCAAAGCATCGGCTGGCGAGGGCATCAACTCGGTGGCGGTTGGTTCATCTGACGGCATCGCGGCTCATGGCCAATCGAACCTGGTGTTCGGTGTTGCTTCGCTCGCCAGCTTCGCCGGCTCCTACGCCACCGGTGGGGCGTTCCGGGTTGGCGTAGGAGATTCTATGGTTGCAAACAACGGTTCACCGCTCTTGATGTTCGACGACAGCCCGCCATGCACCCAGGCGGTCATAGGTAATGCCACTGGAACGGCACGTTCGAAGCAAATGTAGGAGCCGGCGTAGCTGGCGATAGGCCGCGCGGGCGGCCGGTGGTGGTCGTGATTGAATTTCAGGACAGACGTGGGAGGGGCAAAGCCCCGAGAGGCCGCCAGGCCGGTTTGATCTTCCTGGCGCCCGCCGAAATGTCCAATATGGCCACCACCGGCCGCCCGCGCGGCCTATCGCGGGCTTCGCGCGCTCCCACGTTTGTTTCGATTTTTATGCATTCAATGGCATCGCCTATGAGCGCTTTGGATCTTCGACGATAGACCGCCAAACACCAAGGCGGTCATAGGTGATGCATCTGGATGCATACGCCCGAAACAAATGTGGGAGCGCGCGAAGCCCGCGATAGGCCGCGCGGGCGGCCGGTAGTGGCCATGATTGAATCTCAGGACAGACGTGGGAGGGGCAAAGCCCCGAGAGGCCGCCAGGCCGGTTTGATCTTCCTGGCGCCCGCCGAAATGTCCAATATGGCCACCACCGGCCGCCCGCGCGGCCTATCGCGGGCTTCGCGCGCTCCCACGTTTGTTTCGATTTTTATGCATTCAATGGCATCGCCTATGAGCGCTTTGGATCTTCGACGATAGACCGCCAAACACCAAGGCGGTCATAGGTGATGCATCTGGATGCATACGCCCAAAACAAATGTGGGAGCGCGCGAAGCCCGCGATAGGCCGCGCGGGCGGCCGGTAGTGGCCATGATTGAATCTCAGGACAGACGTGGGAGGGGCAAAGCCCCGAGAGGCCGCCAGGCCGGTTTGATCTTCCTGGCGCCCGCCGAAATGTCCAATATGGCCACCACCGGCCGCCCGCGCGGCCTATCGCGGGCTTCGCGCGCTCCCACGTTTGTTTCGATTTTTATGCATTCAATGGCATCGCCTATGAGCGCTTTGGATCTTCGACGATAGACCGCCAAACACCAAGGCGGTCATAGGTGATGCATCTGCATGCATACGCCCGAAACAAATGTGGGAGCGCGCGAAGCCCGCGAT includes these proteins:
- a CDS encoding glutathione S-transferase, with protein sequence MKVFDTPGFPNPLRVRIALAEKGLFEQVEFIRVDLPGAEHKQPAFLAINPLGTVPVLQLDDGTYISECTAITEYLDNQYGEPQLTGRTPKEKAIVHMMHKRAESELADPVGIYFHHSTPGLGAGLQPYKSPEWAGRVEWGNRQRDKAVAGMHYFDRVLREQPYVAGEQFSMADITVFAGLLFAGFASVAIPQECTALLAWQTKVAQRPSVKRVS
- a CDS encoding TetR/AcrR family transcriptional regulator; the protein is MQMDTRETIMAVARKTVQTRGYSGLSFRELAKEVGIKSASIHYHFPTKGDLGAALARRYTEDGVAYLQSLQAESDDPAHWLEGYAQIFRRALLDDNRMCLCGIMAAEYDDLPVEVRNEVQGFSDVNVRWLAAALAVARPQLDEAQRQLQAQAIYAAIEGAQLIARGRGDIGVFDQTIEAYRSAGLLP